CAGCTCAAGCAGCTGAAGGCCAAGTACCCGAACCTCAAGGTGCAGATCTCGCTGGGCGGTTGGTCCTACAGCAAGTGGTTCTCCGACGCGGCGGCCACCGACGCCTCCCGCAAGGCGCTGGTCTCCTCCTGCATCGACCTGTACATCAAGGGCAACCTGCCGGTGATCGACGGCCGCGGCGGCGCCGGTTCGGCGGCGGGCATCTTCGACGGCATCGACCTGGACTGGGAGTGGCCGAACTCGGAGGGCCACCTCGGCAACGTGATCCGCCCGGCCGACAAGGCCAACTACACCCTGCTGGCCCAGGAGTTCCGCCGCCAGCTGGACGCCCTCGGCGCCACCACCGGCAAGCACTACACGCTGAGCGCCTTCCTGCCCGCCGACCCGGCGAAGATCTCCGCGGGCATCGACATCCCGGGCCTGTTCGGGGCGTTCGACTTCGCCACCGTCCAGGGCTACGACTACCACGGCGCCTGGGAGACGACCACCAACCAGCAGTCCGCGCTGAAGGTCGCCGCGGGCGACCCGTCCACCCCGGACCGGCGGTTCAGCTCGGAGATCGCCGTCAACGCGTACGTCGACGGCGGCGCCCCGAAGTCCAAGCTGACCCTGGGCGTGCCGTTCTACGGCCGCGGCTGGACGGGCGTCCCGCGCGGCACCACCAACGGGCTGTTCCAGACCGCGACCGGCCCCGCGCCGGGCAGCTACGAGAACGGCTTCGAGGACTACCACAAGCTCAAGGAGAAGCTGGCGGGCGGCGGTTACACCCTCTACCGGGACGCGGTGGCCGGCCACGCGTACCTCTACAACGGCACCGTGCTCTACACCTACGACGACCCCACCGAGATCACCCGGAAGGCCAACTGGATCAAGGACCAGGGCCTCGCCGGGGCGATGATCTGGTCCTTCGACGGGGACACCGCCAACGGCGAGTTGATGACGGCGCTCGCCAACGGCCTGAAGTGACGCCGTAGTTCAGGCGCGGCGTGCCAGGTGGACGACGTCCGGCACGCCGCGCTCGACCGGGATCTCCTCGGTGCGGACGTCGGTGAACCCGGCCGCCCGCAGCGCCCGTTCGAAGGCGGCGGACGGCTGGGCGCTCCACACCGCCAGCACGCCGCCGGGGTTGAGCCGGGCGGCGGCGTGCGCCAGCCCGGCCGGCCCGTACAGCCGGTCGTTCTCGGCGCCGACCGTCCAGTCCGGCCCGTTGTCGATGTCGAGGCAGAGCGCGTCGTAGCGCTCGCCCGCCCCCGCCAGGTACGCCACCAGGTCGGTGTGCAGCACCTCCACCCGGGGGTCGTCCAGCGCCCCGGCGGAGAACGCGCCGAGCGGGCCGGTGCGGTGCCAGTCGATGATCGCCGCCTCCCGCTCGGCCACCGCGATCCGCGACCAGCGCGGTTCGGCGGCGGCGTGCGCCAGCGAGAAGCCGACGCCCAGGCCGCCGATCAGCACGCTGGGGCGCTCCACCGCCGCGAGCGCGTCCGACGCGGCCCGCACCAGCAGCCGTTCGGAGCGGCCGTCGACGGTGTCCATCAGGAAGCAGCCGTTCACGATGACCTCGCAGTGCGCCCCGCGCCGCCGCAGCACCACCTCGCCGCTCGCGCTCTCCCGCCGGTCGAGCACCTCGGCCTCGCCCAGGCCCCGGCGGCTGGGCAGCACGGCCCCTGCTGACTCCACGGACATGCGGCAACTCCTCGGAGGGTCGGTACCGATCGTGGTCCCACTGACCCTAACCGACCCGGCCGGTCACCGTCCGCTACCCCTGCGGATCGGGCGTCAGCCCGGCCGGGGCGACCGGCGCGCCGCCCTTCACCTTCGGGCTGCGCCGCCCGCGCCGCTCCAGCCACTTGGCGAACCAGGACAGCAGCAGACACATGCCGATGTAGACCGGGGCGATCACCATCACCACCGGGATGAACGGCAGGTCGTAGTCGAGGTTGGTGGCGATCAGCTTCCCGGCGTGCAGGAACTCCTCGTAGGTGATCAGGAAGCCGAGCGAGGTGTCCTTCAGCGCCACCACCAGCTGGCTGACGATGGTCGGCAGCATCGCCCGGTTCGCCTGCGGCACCAGCACGTACGCCATCACCTGGGTCTTGCGCAGCCCCAGCGCGTACGCCGCCTCCCGCTGCCCCTTGGGCACCGCGAGCACCCCGGCCCGGAACACCTCGGCCAGCACCGAGCCGTTGTACAGCGTCAGCCCGGCGACCAGCGCCCACATCGGCGGCGCCTTGAGCGCCACGAAGATGAAGAAGATCATCACCAGCAGCGGCATCGCCCGGAAGAACTCCACCACCACGGTCGACGCCCAGCGCACCACCCGGTGGTCGGAGAGCCGCCCGGCGGCGAACAGCGCGCCGAAGGGGAGGGCGAACAGCGCCGTCCAGCCGAAGGCCTTCAGGGTGTTGCCCAGCCCGCGCAGCAGCAGCTCCTGGACGCCCTTGTACTCGAAGGGCATCCACTTCTGGTACGTGAACTGCTGGGTGTGGAACAGCATGTAGACCACCCAGCCGACCACCGCGGCGATCGCCAGCAGCGCCAGCCACCCGTACAGCCGGTGCCGGGCCAGCGCCTTCGGGCCGGGGACGTCGTACAGCGCGGAGGACTCCACCGTCATCGGGACACCGCCACCCGTCGTTCCAGCAGGTTGAACAGGGCGCTGATCGCCAGCGTCAGGACCAGGTAGCCGACCGCGATCCAGACGAAGGTCCAGACGATGCTGTAGCCCAGCTCGTTGATGGTCCGGTAGGTGCCGAGCAGTTCGACCACGCTGAACGACCCGGCGATCGCGGTGTTCTTCGCCAGTGCGATCATCACGCTGCCCAGCGGGGCGACCACCGAGCGGTACGCCTGCGGCAGGACCACCAGGCCCAGCGTCTGGGTGAACGTCAGGCCCAGGCTGCGGGCCGCCTCGCCCTGCCCGACCGGCACCGTGTTCACCCCGGAGCGCAGCGTCTCGCAGACGAACGCCGAGGTGTAGCAGCCCAGCGCGAGCACCGCGAAGGTGAAGAACGGCAGCGTGATGTCGAACCGGGGCAGCCCGAGCACCACGATGAAGAACAGCAGCGTCAGCGGCGTGTTGCGCAGCACCGTCACCCACCCGGTGCCGAACGCCCGCAGCGGCTTGACCGGCGAGACCCGGAACCCCGCGACCACCACCCCGAGTGCCAGCGCCAGCGCCGCGCTCACCAGGGTCAGCCACAGCGTGCCGAGGAACCCGTGCCAGTACGTGGACCAGTTGTCGGTCAGGACGTGCACCTGTCCTCCTCCCTCCTACCGGTACCGGTCGATGGCCGGCGGTTCGGGCGCGGGCACTCCGGACAGACCGAGCGTCGCGTCGTACGCCCGCTTCCAGTCGCCGTTCTGCTCGTGCCGCTGCAACGCGTCGTCCAGCGCCAGCCGCAGCACCGTGTCGTTCTTCGGCACGCCGATGCCGTACGGCTCGGTGGAGAACGGCTGCCCGGCCATCTTCAGCTCGTCCGGCACCTTCGCCGCGTAGCCCTGCAGGATCGCGTTGTCGGTGGTCACCGCGTCGACCTGACCGGTGATCAGGTTGTCCACGCAGGCCGAGTAGGTGTCGTAGCCGATCAGCTTCGCCTGCGGGTAGTCCTTCTGGATCCGCTGGTACGGGGTCGACCCGGCCGCCGAGCAGACCTTCCGCCCGGTCAGGTCCTGCGGGCCGTCGATCTTCGTCTCGTTCTTGCGGACCAGCAGGGCCTGCCCGGCGATGAAGTACGGGCCCGCGAAGCCGACCAGCTTCTTGCGGTTGTCGTTGATGGTGTAGGTGCCCACGTAGTAGTCGACCTGCCCGTTCTGCAGCGCCGTCTCGCGGTTGGCGGAGGCGATGGTGCGGAACTCGATCTGCTCGGGGGCGAAGCCCAGGTCGGCGCCGACCATCTTGGCGATCTCGATGTCGAAGCCGGAGTACTCGCCGGTGGCCGGGTTCTTCTCCCCCAGGTACGGCTGGTCCTCCTTGGCGCCGACCACCAGGTGGCCGCGGGCGCGGGCCGCGTCCAGGGTCGGCGAGCCGGTGACGGTGTCGCCGCTGCGCACCTGGTAGCTCGGCAGCGCGCCGGCCTGCGGGCCCTTCGGCGGCGGGGTGCCCTCCTTCCCGCAGCCCGCCAGCACGGCGAGCGCGGTCAGCACGGCGAGCAGGACGGGCAGGACGGGCCCGGGCGGTGCGGTGTGTTTCCTCAAGCCCGCCGCCTCAGTGCTTCAGGATCTTGGAGAGGAAGTCCCGGGCCCGTTCGCTGCGCGGGTCGGCGAAGAACTCCTCGGGGACGCGGTCCTCGACGATCCGCCCGTCCGCCATGAACACCACGCGGTTGGCGGCCGAGCGGGCGAAGCCCATCTCGTGGGTGACCACCACCATGGTCATGCCCTCGGCGGCCAGCGCGCGCATGACCTCCAGCACCTCGTTGATCATCTCGGGGTCGAGCGCCGAGGTCGGCTCGTCGAACAGCAGCGCCTTCGGGTCCATCGCCAGCGCCCGGGCGATCGCCACCCGCTGCTGCTGGCCGCCGGACAGCTGCGCCGGGTACTTGGCCTCGTGCGCCGCCAGCCCGACCCGCTCCAGCAGCTGCCGGCCCTTGGCCTCCGCCTCGGCCTTCCCCCGCTTGCGGACCTTGAGCTGGGCCAGCGTGACGTTCTGCAGCACCGTCTTGTGCGCGAACAGGTTGAAGGACTGGAACACCATCCCCACCTCGGCGCGCAGCCGGGCCAGCCCCTTGCCCTCGGCGGGCAGCGGCCGGCCCTCGATCAGGATGGTGCCGCTCTCCACCGTCTCCAGCCGGTTGATCGCCCGGCACAGCGTGGACTTCCCCGACCCGGACGGGCCGATCACCACCACGACCTCGCCCCGACCCACCGTCAGGTCGATGTCCTGCAGCACGTGCAGGTCCCCGAAGTGCTTGTTCACCCCGCGCAGTTCGATCAGCGGCTCCCCGACCGGGCCGCCCGCGGCGGCCGCCCCGGTCCCCTCCCCCTCGGCCGTCACCTGTCGCGCCGCCCCTTCAGCAGCCAGCCCAGCGCCGCCCCGGCCAGCAGCGTCGCCAACAGCGCGATCCACAGCGGGCAGGTGACGGTGAACACCCAGAACTGGATCCTCACCTTCTCCAGGTTGGCGAACAGGAACCAGATCGCCAGCACCACGATGACGCCGATGCCGATGTACCGGGTCGGGATGCCCGCGATCTCACTGCGCCGGGCGCCCGTCGGAGAACCACCTGATGTCTTGGTCACCCCCGCAGTCTGCGCCCGCCCACCACCCGCCGACCGCCTCGCCACCCCGCCGCCGCGGGCCATTCACCCGTCCGCGTCACCCCCGGCCGATCGTCACACCGGCGGCCCGGCACCCGCTACCGCTCGTCCCGCCAGGACCGCCAGAGCGCCGAGTACGGCCCGCCGGAGGCCACCAGCTCCGGGTGCGACCCGTACTCGGTGATCCGGCCCTGCTCGACCACCGCGATCACGTCGGCGTCGTGCGCGGTGTGCAGCCGGTGGGCGATCGCCACCACCGTGCGCCCGGCCAGCACCCGGGACAGCGAACGCTCCAGGTGCCGGGCGGCCCGCGGGTCGAGCAGCGAGGTGGCCTCGTCCAG
The window above is part of the Kitasatospora sp. NA04385 genome. Proteins encoded here:
- a CDS encoding spermidine synthase; this encodes MSVESAGAVLPSRRGLGEAEVLDRRESASGEVVLRRRGAHCEVIVNGCFLMDTVDGRSERLLVRAASDALAAVERPSVLIGGLGVGFSLAHAAAEPRWSRIAVAEREAAIIDWHRTGPLGAFSAGALDDPRVEVLHTDLVAYLAGAGERYDALCLDIDNGPDWTVGAENDRLYGPAGLAHAAARLNPGGVLAVWSAQPSAAFERALRAAGFTDVRTEEIPVERGVPDVVHLARRA
- a CDS encoding lipopolysaccharide assembly protein LapA domain-containing protein, coding for MTKTSGGSPTGARRSEIAGIPTRYIGIGVIVVLAIWFLFANLEKVRIQFWVFTVTCPLWIALLATLLAGAALGWLLKGRRDR
- a CDS encoding amino acid ABC transporter permease, which gives rise to MHVLTDNWSTYWHGFLGTLWLTLVSAALALALGVVVAGFRVSPVKPLRAFGTGWVTVLRNTPLTLLFFIVVLGLPRFDITLPFFTFAVLALGCYTSAFVCETLRSGVNTVPVGQGEAARSLGLTFTQTLGLVVLPQAYRSVVAPLGSVMIALAKNTAIAGSFSVVELLGTYRTINELGYSIVWTFVWIAVGYLVLTLAISALFNLLERRVAVSR
- a CDS encoding amino acid ABC transporter ATP-binding protein gives rise to the protein MIELRGVNKHFGDLHVLQDIDLTVGRGEVVVVIGPSGSGKSTLCRAINRLETVESGTILIEGRPLPAEGKGLARLRAEVGMVFQSFNLFAHKTVLQNVTLAQLKVRKRGKAEAEAKGRQLLERVGLAAHEAKYPAQLSGGQQQRVAIARALAMDPKALLFDEPTSALDPEMINEVLEVMRALAAEGMTMVVVTHEMGFARSAANRVVFMADGRIVEDRVPEEFFADPRSERARDFLSKILKH
- a CDS encoding amino acid ABC transporter permease is translated as MTVESSALYDVPGPKALARHRLYGWLALLAIAAVVGWVVYMLFHTQQFTYQKWMPFEYKGVQELLLRGLGNTLKAFGWTALFALPFGALFAAGRLSDHRVVRWASTVVVEFFRAMPLLVMIFFIFVALKAPPMWALVAGLTLYNGSVLAEVFRAGVLAVPKGQREAAYALGLRKTQVMAYVLVPQANRAMLPTIVSQLVVALKDTSLGFLITYEEFLHAGKLIATNLDYDLPFIPVVMVIAPVYIGMCLLLSWFAKWLERRGRRSPKVKGGAPVAPAGLTPDPQG
- a CDS encoding glutamate ABC transporter substrate-binding protein — protein: MRKHTAPPGPVLPVLLAVLTALAVLAGCGKEGTPPPKGPQAGALPSYQVRSGDTVTGSPTLDAARARGHLVVGAKEDQPYLGEKNPATGEYSGFDIEIAKMVGADLGFAPEQIEFRTIASANRETALQNGQVDYYVGTYTINDNRKKLVGFAGPYFIAGQALLVRKNETKIDGPQDLTGRKVCSAAGSTPYQRIQKDYPQAKLIGYDTYSACVDNLITGQVDAVTTDNAILQGYAAKVPDELKMAGQPFSTEPYGIGVPKNDTVLRLALDDALQRHEQNGDWKRAYDATLGLSGVPAPEPPAIDRYR